A single genomic interval of Oryza sativa Japonica Group chromosome 7, ASM3414082v1 harbors:
- the LOC4344387 gene encoding protein trichome birefringence-like 28 isoform X2 yields the protein MKKKKNGMGAAADRGRLLALAHHDKLNPTKPSEAQRRFKPSILLLLGSSLPRLVPPLPSSFLPVVIKQTEFHQRWLVGDLNPPPPPCHLLPIQGQGQMQMQQRRKPPPAAAPVAAKQPSPRRTPGPLSFAGALLSLLVVATFLYINDHGNMMPPHASPDPDLRLLQEAAHQKVNSILLSRHAPAPPPRTNTNTSSSDQHLRLINIPMSSDLDLELGGNSTSSSGVEIQFEQQQQQEEKNLRGCELYKGRWVYDAAGREAPLYRESECGFLTEQVTCMRNGRRDDSYQRWRWQPEGCDLPSFDARALLERLRNKRMMFVGDSLNRNQWESMVCLVQSAIPYGQKTLTKFVNNGSLNVFRAHEYNATVEFYWAPFLVQSNSDDPQVHSVRDRVIAWRSIAKHAANWKGVHYLVFNTYIWWLNNFQIKVLKSRGAPFAGSGGWSSRYALVDRAIAYREVLKTWAKWVDRRIDPNKTHVFFMAMSPNHFIFDGHL from the exons atgaagaagaagaagaatggaATGGGCGCTGCCGCTGACCGTGGCCGGCTTCTCGCTCTTGCTCACCACGACAAATTAAACCCAACCAAGCCAAGCGAAGCGCAGAGAAGATTCAAACCATCcatccttcttcttcttggaagCAGCCTTCCTAGGCTtgttcctcctctcccctcttccttccttcctgtAGTAATTAAGCAAACCGAATTCCATCAGCGCTGGCTCGTTGGCGATCtgaatcctcctcctcctccttgtcacCTCCTTCCGATTCAGGGGCAGGGGCagatgcagatgcagcagcGGCGGAAGCCACcgcctgcggcggcgccggtggccgccaAGCAGCCTTCCCCGCGCAGGACGCCcgggcctctctccttcgccggcgCCCTGCtctccctcctcgtcgtcgccacctTCCTCTACATCAACGACCACGGCAACATGATGCCACCCCACGCGTCCCCCGACCCCGACCTCCGCCTCCTGCAGGAGGCCGCGCACCAAAAGGTCAACTccatcctcctctcccgccacgCCCCTGCCCCTCCCCCGCGCACCAACACCAACACGTCTTCATCCGACCAACACCTCCGCCTCATCAACATCCCCATGTCCTCCGACTTGGACTTGGAGTTGGGGGGTAACAGCACAAGCAGCAGCGGCGTGGAGATTCAAtttgagcagcagcagcagcaggaggagaagaaTCTGAGAGGGTGCGAGCTATACAAGGGGCGGTGGGTGTACGAcgcggcggggagggaggcgccGCTGTACAGGGAGTCGGAGTGCGGGTTCCTGACGGAGCAGGTGACGTGCATGCGCAACGGCCGGCGGGACGACTCGTaccagcggtggcggtggcagccggAGGGGTGCGACCTCCCAAGCTTCGACGCCAGGGCGCTGCTGGAGCGGCTGCGGAACAAGCGGATGATGTTCGTCGGTGACTCGCTCAACCGCAACCAGTGGGAGTCCATGGTATGCCTCGTCCAGTCAGCAATTCCCTATGGCCAAAAGACGCTCACCAAGTTCGTCAACAACGGATCGCTCAACGTCTTCCGAGCGCAC GAGTACAACGCGACGGTGGAGTTCTACTGGGCGCCGTTCCTGGTACAGTCCAACTCGGACGACCCGCAGGTGCACAGCGTACGTGACAGGGTCATCGCGTGGCGCTCCATCGCAAAGCACGCCGCCAACTGGAAGGGCGTCCACTACCTCGTCTTCAATACCTACATCTGGTGGCTCAACAACTTCCAGATCAAAGTGCT GAAAAGCAGAGGTGCTCCGTTTGCGGGCAGCGGGGGGTGGAGCAGCCGGTACGCGCTGGTAGACCGAGCGATCGCCTACAGGGAGGTGCTAAAGACGTGGGCCAAGTGGGTGGACAGGCGTATCGACCCCAACAAAACCCATGTCTTCTTCATGGCCATGTCTCCCAACCACTTCAT CTTTGATGGGCACTTGTAG
- the LOC107275606 gene encoding increased DNA methylation 1, whose product MVEHMDWQPVTTLGPNFSPELHSLLLSDHRASLLSLLRRQDDELRTKIKNHLLALGWTIASKPKPPGLAPRLRYVSPAGTKSYYSLRRLIQTIHLHHHPTQSQSQSQSDSCGCGDTPLLLEESDDDQYQEQQEDDAIAGYVAFMEEQNARRDRGQGNDEEQRSMAKELRIKAKDQLRSSGWTFSMKVKYNGREELRYTEPRGRSHISLITACKAYLLHHTPSTTMASCSNNNNKRPAPPAACKTATSSKKNKKKKASLQQARVLRPQPRNEEGNALTTARARTLLSLLIDKKILAPRDQLIYTTKRGLITGDGMVKCMCGGCINNNNKRRVAEYTVAEFAVHGDGDVASSSSRQPWARMFVGDGRSLSQCLVQLMMADDEAGSGRKKKKKKYLPYVWRGARVKRKWEEDDDYVCSVCHDCGELLMCDRCPSMFHHACVGLESTPQGDWFCPACTCAICGSSDLDDPPATTTTQGFSSDRMVISCEQCRRESRDGEEEEHAKLCMALDVLRECFVTLIEPRTQTDLTADIVFNTESELRRLDFRGFYVVGLEKAGELIAVATLRVYGEEVAEVPLVGTRFARRRQGMCRLLMDEIQKLLGEMGVERLVLPAVPEMVATWTGPSFGFREMGQADRQDVAHHAILRFQGTIMCHKQLPPQPQPQPQLGHTTTTPAGRIPSPIPL is encoded by the exons aTGGTCGAGCATATGGATTGGCAGCCGGTGACCACCCTCGGCCCCAATTTCTCGCCGGAGCTGCATAGCCTGCTCCTCTCCGACCACCGCGCGTCCTtgctctccctcctccgccgccaggaCGACGAGCTCCGGACCAAGATCAAGAACCACCTCCTCGCGCTCGGATGGACCATCGCCTCCAAGCCCAAGCCCCCTGGCCTTGCGCCCAGGCTCCGCTACGTCTCCCCCGCCGGAACCAAgtcctactactccctccgccgcctcatccagaccatccacctccaccaccatcctacccaatcccaatcccaatctCAATCTGATTCTTGCGGTTGCGGAGATACCCCTCTTCTTCTTGAGGAATCTGATGACGACCAATACCAAGAACAACAAGAAGATGATGCCATCGCGGGGTACGTTGCCTTCATGGAGGAGCAGAATGCCAGGCGCGACCGCGGGCAGGGAAATGATGAGGAGCAGAGGTCCATGGCCAAGGAGCTTCGGATCAAGGCTAAGGATCAGCTCAGGTCGTCGGGATGGACATTCTCCATGAAGGTCAAGTACAACGGCCGCGAGGAGCTGCGCTACACAGAGCCTCGTGGCCGCTCCCACATCTCCCTCATCACCGCCTGCAAGGCCTACCTTCTTCACCACACGCCGTCGACGACAATGGCTTcatgcagcaacaacaacaacaagagaccAGCGCCACCCGCTGCCTGCAAGACTGCCACTTCTAgcaagaagaacaagaagaagaaggcgagcCTGCAGCAGGCGCGCGTTCTGCGTCCACAGCCAAGAAACGAGGAGGGGAATGCGCtgacgacggcgcgcgcgagGACGCTGCTGTCATTGCTGATCGACAAGAAGATCCTGGCGCCGAGGGACCAGCTCATCTACACCACGAAGCGAGGGCTCATCACCGGAGACGGCATGGTGAAATGCATGTGCGGCGGCtgcatcaacaacaacaacaagaggAGGGTAGCAGAGTACACGGTGGCCGAGTTCGCggtgcacggcgacggcgatgtcgCCTCTTCCTCGTCACGGCAGCCTTGGGCGCGCATGTTTGTGGGTGACGGCAGGTCACTGTCGCAGTGCCTGGTGCAGCTGATGATGGCGGACGACGAGGCGGGCTCCggcaggaagaagaagaagaagaagtattTGCCGTATGTGTGGCGTGGTGCAAGGGTGAAGCGGAAatgggaggaggacgacgactacGTGTGCTCCGTGTGCCACGACTGCGGCGAGCTGCTCATGTGCGACCGCTGTCCGTCCATGTTCCACCATGCCTGCGTGGGTTTGGAGTCCACTCCGCAGGGCGACTGGTTCTGCCCGGCCTGCACCTGCGCCATCTGCGGCTCCAGCGACTTGGACGATCCACCagctaccaccaccacccaagGATTCAGCAGCGACAGGATGGTCATCTCCTGCGAGCAGTGCCGACGAGAGT CGAGagacggagaggaggaggagcacgccAAGCTGTGCATGGCCTTGGATGTGCTCCGCGAGTGTTTCGTCACCCTCATCGAGCCTCGCACGCAGACCGACCTCACTGCCGACATCGTCTTCAACACAGA ATCGGAGCTGAGACGGCTAGATTTCCGGGGGTTTTACGTGGTAGGACTGGAGAAAGCCGGCGAGCTTATAGCCGTGGCTACACTGAG AGTGTATGGAGAGGAAGTTGCAGAAGTGCCGCTGGTAGGGACTAGATTCGCGCGTCGTCGGCAAGGGATGTGCCGCCTTCTCATGGATGAGATACAAAAG TTGCTTGGTGAGATGGGGGTGGAGAGGCTTGTGCTGCCGGCGGTGCCGGAGATGGTGGCGACATGGACGGGACCATCATTTGGGTTCAGAGAGATGGGGCAGGCTGACAGGCAGGATGTAGCACACCATGCCATCCTCCGCTTCCAGGGAACCATCATGTGCCACAAGCAGCTACCTCCTCAACCTCAACCTCAACCTCAACTTGGGCACACAACGACGACCCCAGCAGGAAGAATTCCAAGTCCAATACCATTGTAA